Proteins co-encoded in one Pseudomonas beijingensis genomic window:
- a CDS encoding TonB-dependent receptor: MFQAGGQLLRDIALGGGYYREDSIKENNVSSLLSASYRFSDAVMGYVSWSRGYKAGGINFDVVGPFTAPTFEPERATSLELGMKTRFWDERALLDLAVYQTDVDNYQALTYSPPTSLFAPPLRDNLINVGKVRLRGIELDSAWQLTPRLTGRLGLAWSDARYRSFPNAPCPPASGQWTCDLSGERLYNAPEWNLSSGLDHTHPLPYGLEAYSGIDYSFRTGYSGTLEGGEGSYQPSYGLTNLRLGLRSQDRAWEVEGWVRNVFDRQYITAVYSLLGSGDYGVMTGSERTVGTTVRLRY; the protein is encoded by the coding sequence GTGTTCCAGGCCGGTGGGCAATTGCTGCGCGACATCGCCCTCGGTGGCGGTTACTACCGCGAGGATTCGATTAAAGAAAACAACGTCTCCAGCCTCCTCAGCGCCAGCTACCGCTTCAGCGATGCGGTGATGGGTTACGTCAGCTGGTCGCGGGGTTACAAGGCCGGCGGCATCAACTTCGATGTGGTCGGCCCGTTCACCGCACCCACCTTCGAGCCGGAGCGCGCCACGTCCCTGGAACTGGGCATGAAAACGCGCTTCTGGGACGAGCGCGCATTGCTCGACCTCGCCGTCTACCAGACCGACGTCGACAACTACCAAGCGCTCACCTACAGCCCGCCGACATCGCTGTTCGCACCACCGCTGCGGGACAACCTGATCAACGTCGGCAAAGTCCGCCTACGGGGCATCGAACTCGATTCCGCCTGGCAACTCACCCCCCGACTCACCGGACGCCTGGGCCTGGCCTGGAGCGATGCGCGCTACCGCAGCTTCCCCAACGCCCCGTGCCCACCGGCCTCGGGCCAGTGGACCTGCGACCTCAGCGGCGAGCGCCTCTACAACGCGCCGGAATGGAACCTCAGCAGCGGCCTCGACCATACCCACCCGCTGCCCTACGGATTGGAAGCCTACAGCGGCATCGACTACAGCTTCCGCACCGGCTACTCCGGCACCCTCGAAGGCGGTGAAGGCAGCTACCAACCCAGCTACGGCCTCACCAACCTGCGCCTGGGCCTGCGCAGCCAGGACCGCGCCTGGGAAGTGGAAGGCTGGGTGCGCAACGTCTTCGACCGTCAGTACATCACCGCCGTGTATTCACTGCTCGGCTCCGGCGACTACGGCGTCATGACCGGCAGCGAACGAACCGTCGGCACCACCGTCAGGCTTCGCTATTGA